From Buchnera aphidicola (Aphis helianthi), the proteins below share one genomic window:
- the fusA gene encoding elongation factor G produces the protein MSRTTPISRYRNIGISAHIDAGKTTTTERILFYTGINHKIGEVHDGAATMDWMEQEQERGITITSAATTAFWSGMGKQFKSHRINIIDTPGHVDFTIEVERSMRVLDGAVMVYCAVGGVQPQSETVWRQANKYNVPRIAFINKMDRMGANFLKSVKQIKTRLGGNPVPLQLPIGSEEYFTGVIDLIKMKAIEWQDFDQGITFNYKDIPSDMIELSEKWRQNLIESAVESNESLMEKYLNGIELSEKEIKSELRKRSLNNEITLITCGSAFKNKGVQALLDAIVEYLPAPNDIQDIKGIENIRTNIPALRSSDDNAPFSALAFKIATDPFVGNLTFFRVYSGIVKSGDTVFNSVKSQRERFGRIVQMHANKREEIKEVYAGDIAAAIGLKDVTTGDTLCDLNQPIILERMEFPEPVISISVEPKTKADQEKMGLALSRLAKEDPSFRVHTDQESNQTIISGMGELHLEIIVDRMKREFSVDANIGKPQVAYRETILNKVTDIEGKHIKQSGGRGQYGHVVIELFPLEPGGIGYSFINDIKGGVIPNEYISAIDKGIQEQLKYGPLAGYPVVDIGVRLYFGSYHDVDSSELAFKIAASLAFKNGFKQARPILLEPIMKVEVETPDDYMGDVIGDLNRRRGIIDGMKDLSIGKIIQACVPLSEMFGYATDLRSQTQGRASYSMEFLKYVEAPSSVSDLIIQKKNK, from the coding sequence ATGTCTCGTACAACACCTATTTCTCGATATCGAAACATTGGAATTAGTGCTCACATAGATGCTGGTAAAACTACTACTACGGAAAGAATTCTTTTTTATACTGGAATCAATCATAAAATTGGTGAAGTACATGACGGAGCAGCTACAATGGACTGGATGGAGCAAGAACAAGAAAGAGGTATTACGATTACATCTGCTGCTACCACAGCTTTTTGGAGTGGTATGGGTAAACAATTTAAATCTCATAGAATTAATATTATTGATACTCCTGGGCACGTAGATTTCACTATAGAAGTAGAACGTTCTATGCGTGTATTAGATGGTGCAGTAATGGTTTACTGTGCAGTTGGTGGTGTTCAACCTCAATCTGAAACTGTATGGAGACAAGCTAATAAGTATAACGTACCTCGTATAGCTTTTATAAACAAAATGGATCGTATGGGTGCAAATTTTTTAAAATCTGTAAAACAAATTAAAACACGATTAGGAGGGAATCCTGTACCTTTACAATTACCTATTGGCTCGGAAGAATATTTTACAGGTGTAATAGATTTAATTAAAATGAAAGCAATTGAATGGCAAGATTTTGACCAGGGTATTACTTTCAATTATAAAGATATTCCTTCAGATATGATTGAATTATCTGAAAAATGGCGTCAAAATTTAATTGAATCAGCTGTTGAATCTAATGAAAGTCTTATGGAAAAATATTTAAATGGAATAGAATTATCTGAAAAAGAAATAAAATCAGAATTAAGAAAACGTTCTTTAAATAATGAAATTACGCTTATTACTTGTGGTTCTGCCTTTAAAAATAAGGGAGTACAAGCATTATTAGATGCAATAGTTGAATATCTGCCTGCTCCTAATGATATTCAAGATATAAAAGGTATTGAAAATATCCGAACGAATATCCCAGCTTTGAGATCTTCAGATGATAATGCTCCATTTTCAGCTTTAGCATTTAAAATTGCGACTGATCCATTCGTAGGAAATTTAACATTTTTCCGAGTATATTCTGGAATAGTAAAGTCAGGAGATACTGTTTTTAATTCTGTCAAATCTCAACGTGAAAGATTTGGAAGAATTGTGCAAATGCATGCAAATAAAAGAGAAGAAATTAAAGAAGTATATGCAGGTGATATAGCGGCAGCTATTGGTTTAAAAGATGTCACGACTGGAGATACATTATGCGATTTAAATCAACCTATTATATTAGAACGCATGGAATTTCCAGAACCAGTAATATCTATTTCAGTAGAACCTAAAACAAAAGCTGATCAAGAAAAAATGGGTTTAGCATTAAGTAGATTAGCTAAAGAAGATCCTTCTTTTAGAGTTCATACTGATCAAGAATCTAATCAAACAATTATTTCTGGTATGGGTGAGTTGCATTTAGAAATTATTGTCGATCGAATGAAACGAGAATTTAGCGTTGATGCTAATATTGGAAAACCACAAGTAGCATATCGTGAAACTATTTTAAATAAAGTTACTGATATTGAAGGGAAACATATTAAACAGTCTGGTGGTAGAGGACAGTATGGTCATGTTGTCATTGAACTATTTCCATTAGAACCGGGAGGTATTGGATACTCATTTATTAATGATATTAAAGGTGGTGTAATACCTAATGAATATATTTCAGCAATTGATAAAGGTATTCAAGAGCAACTAAAATATGGACCTTTAGCAGGATATCCAGTGGTAGATATAGGAGTTCGTCTTTATTTTGGTTCTTATCATGATGTTGATTCTTCAGAATTGGCATTTAAGATTGCAGCTTCTTTAGCATTTAAAAATGGTTTTAAACAAGCAAGACCAATTTTATTGGAACCTATTATGAAAGTTGAAGTAGAAACACCAGATGACTATATGGGTGATGTTATTGGTGATTTAAATCGTCGTAGGGGTATCATTGACGGTATGAAAGATTTATCTATAGGAAAAATTATCCAGGCTTGTGTTCCTTTATCTGAAATGTTTGGTTATGCTACTGATTTACGATCTCAAACTCAAGGCAGAGCTTCTTATTCTATGGAGTTTTTAAAATATGTAGAAGCACCGTCTAGCGTTTCCGATCTTATTATTCAAAAAAAAAATAAATAA